The DNA sequence TATCACCATGGTTACTTCGGCGCCTTTCCGGAATGTTTCCAGGGCGGCGTCCACCGCCGAGTTATTCGCTCCTACAACGATTACTTTTTGCCCGGCATAAAAATGCGGATCTTTATAATAGTGCCGCACTTTCGGCAAGTCTTCTCCCTCTATATTCAGTTTGTTGGGAATATCGTAAAAGCCGGTCGCGACGATTACATGGACGGCATCATAGCTGCCTTTGGATGTTCGCACCCGGTACACGCCTTCTTGCCGCTGCACATCCTGCACTTCCTCGAACAGCTTTATATTCAGCTGGTTGGACATGGCAATGCGCCGGTAATATTCCAGGGCTTCGGCACGGGTGGGTTTCGGATTATTGGATACAAAGGGGACACCGCCGATCTCCAGTCTTTCCGAAGTGGAAAAGAAGGTCATATTGGAGGGGTAATTATAGAGGGAATTTACCAGCGGGCCCTTTTCAAGGATCGCGTAATTCAGGCCTGCCGCTTTAGCCTCCAGCCCGCAGGCCAGGCCAATAGGACCTCCTCCTATAATAAGCACGTCATATTGCTGCCGATCTTCACTCATTTTTCAAAAATACCGAATGAAATGCTATGGAAGAACAGGCGCCGCTGCAAAATGTTCAGAAGGTCTGGCCACAGGGCCACTATCCGCAGCAGGGCTTGCTTTACGCGGGGGTTGAAATAAAATGTATCTTTACGTTCCTTAAACCGCTATATGAATATAAAACAAGGGCTCTTTATACTCTTTTCCGGAATACTTACGGCCTGCAGCAGCTCATCTCCCAAAAATACGCCGGAAGCGCTTTCACTTGCTGAAACGGCAAGCGCTTTCCTGAACACCTTATCTCCCGGGCAGCGGGAGAAGGCTGTATTCCCTTTCGACTCAACCGAACGCTTTAACTGGCACTTTGTTCCCCGGGAGCGGCTGGGTATCCCGGTAAAAGAAATGGATTCGGTACAGCAGCAGGCAGCGTTTACCTTGTTAAGGTTTACCTTGAGCGAGCAGGGCTACCGGAAAGCGAAAGGAATTATGGAACTGGAGGCTGTTTTAAAGGAACTGGAAAACCGTGGGCCGGAAGATGATTACCGGGACCAGGGGAAATATTATTTCAGCCTGTTTGGCGAGCCCTCCGCCGGAACTCCCTGGGGCTGGAGGGTGGAAGGGCATCATTTATCCATTAACTATACTTCCATTGGTAATAAACTGGTTTCGGCAAGTCCTGAATTCATGGGAGCTAATCCCGCTATTGTACCTTCGGGGCCGCAGAAAGGAAGGCAGGTACTTAAAGATGAGACACAACTCGCTTTCAGCCTGCTCCATTCTCTTAACGCCAGCCAGCTTAAAAAGACGCTTATCAGCGAAGAAGCTCCTACCGACATCCTTACCGGAAACAAGCGCGAAGTATTGCTGGAACATCCGGAAGGCATTTTCTTTCATGAACTGGACATCCGTCAAAAGGAACTTTTTATGCAGCTGCTGAATACCTATACCGGCAATTTCAGGGAAGAGTTTTCCGGTGAAATGATGAAGAAGCTGGACGAAGCAGGCATGGACAGCCTGCGTTTTGCATGGGCAGGCAGCCGCCAGGCAGGACCGGGAAACCCGCATTACTACCGCATTCAGGGGCCTGTATTACTGATCGAATACGATAACACCCAGAATAACGCGAATCATGTACATACGGTAGTTCGCGACCTCAGCAATGATTTCGGGGAAGACGCCCTGAAAAGGCATTACCGGGAGGGGCATTCCCGGCAGGAACATTCTCATACGCGTAATTCCGGCACGCATGCCCATTCCGGGGAGGAACATGCGCAGGCCGGCGGGCAACATTAAAGGATAGTGCAACGTTAGCGCGGCATGTTGCGCATCAGGCCGGCCATCTTTGAAGGATTATTCATCATCTTCATCATTTTGCGCATCTCTTCGAACTGTTTCAGCAGCTTGTTTACCTCGGCAATGTCATTTCCGCTTCCGCGGGCAATACGCTGCCGGCGGCTGCCGCTGATCACTTCCGGGTTCTGGCGTTCATAGGGCGTCATCGACTGGATGATCGCTTCAATACCTTTAAAGGAATCGTTATCCAGGTCAACATCCTTGATCGCCTTGCCAACGCCGGGGATCATTCCCATCAGGTCTTTGATGTTACCCATTTTTTTGATCTGCTGGAGTTGCCCCAGGAAATCATTAAAATCGAATTTATTCTTCCGGATCTTTCGTTGCAGCTCGGCAGCCTGCTTTTCGTCAATCTGCTGCTGGGCGCGTTCAACGAGGGAAACTACGTCTCCCATACCAAGGATCCGGGAAGCCATCCGGTCGGGATGAAAAACGTCGATTGCGTCCAGCTTTTCGCCCGTTCCGATGAACTTGATGGGCTTATCCACTACAGCCCGTATGGAAAGGGCCGCACCGCCGCGGGTATCGCCATCCAGCTTGGTAAGCACTACGCCGTCAAAATCAAGCCGTTCATTAAACGTTTTGGCTGTATTGACCGCATCCTGTCCCGTCATCGCATCCACCACAAAAAGAATTTCCTGGGGATTGGCGGCGGCTTTCACCCGGGCAATCTCATCCATCATTTCTTCATCTACTGCCAGGCGTCCGGCGGTGTCAATGATCACCACGTTATGCCCTTCCTGCTTCGCGCGGCTGATGGCCGCTTCGGCAATGCCTACAGGATCCTTGCTTTCATAGTCCGTAAATACCGGAACCCCGATCTGCTCACCCACGATCTTCAGCTGATCAATGGCTGCAGGCCGGTAAACGTCGCCGGCTACCAGCAGCGGCCGTTTGCCTTTCGATTTGATCAGGCGGGCGAGCTTCCCGGAAAAAGTGGTTTTACCCGATCCCTGCAAACCGGCGATCAGGATAATGGTAAAATTTGCCGACAGGTCCAGGTTCGCGGCCTGGCCCCCCATGAGCTTGCTCAGTTCATCGTTCGTGATCTTGACCATCAGCTGCCCGGGGGAAACCGAGGTAAGCACGTTCTGGCCAAGAGCCTTTTCCTTCACGGTATCGGTAAAGGCCTTCGCCACTTTGAAGCTAACGTCAGCGTCCAGCAAGGCTTTCCGCACTTCCTTCATGGTTTCGGCCACATTGATCTCGGTGATGCTGCCGTGACCCTTTAATACCTTGAACGCTCTGTCTAATTTATCCTGGAGATTTTCAAACATGATCTACGAGTTAAAAACCGCAAATTTAGGGATTTACGATGACAAAACAGCGTTCACGCAATACATCATTATAGTCGTAATTGCAATCGTGCCGGATCACGATCGGGCATGCCAGGTTTTACTAAAAATTTTGGCAAACGTAAACATTTCCCTACTTTTGACAAAGAATGTCAAGTACATAGTTTCAAATGTTATTATGGATGTCATGAAAACAACCGGCGAAATACTGCGGGAAAGCCGGGAAAAAAAAGGATTGCTGCTCAGGCAGGTAGCGGCTTTGCTGGACATTGACACCGCCATTCTGAGCAAGGTTGAACGTGGAGCCAGAAAAGCGACTAAAGAACAAATTATCCGGCTTGCCGGAATTCTCGATTTAAAGAAAGACTATTTGTTGATTCAGTACCTTAGTGAAAAGATCGCTTACGAACTTGCAGATGAAGATGTTGCCGCCAAAACATTAAAAGCAGCAGAAAAAAGAGTAAAATATTTAAAATCAAAAAAATGAAGGTCGAAGAGTCTGGTCAGCAATATTTTTTTGAAACAAAAGCCCCTGTTAACAGTTACCGCGAAATTTGTTCTCGAATCTCTGGCACGGATGTTTTGGCACCGGATGAATTTGGGAAGGCAATAAAAAACTGGGCAGGCGCCGCTCTTGAACAACCAATCAATGTTGTCGCTTTATTTTCCGGCGCGGGTGGACTGGATATTGGGTTTTGCGATGCAGGCTTTACATTGGTTGAATCAGTCGAACTCGAAGAGAAGTTTGTACAAACTATGCGGCACAACCAGTCCGCGGGAAACTACTTTAGCAATGCAAATATCTTAGCCGGAGACATCCGGCATTATGAACCGGCCCGGTCTGCCCAGGTAGATTTTGTAATTGGCGGCCCGCCCTGCCAGTCATTTTCAGCAGCCGGGCGAAGGGCGGCGGGAGTGGCAGGGACAAAAGACGATAAAGGCAGCTTGTTCCAGGAATACGTAAGGGTTTTAAAGAAGCTGAAACCTAGAGGATTTTTGTTTGAAAATGTATATGGCTTATTGGGAGCCGAAAAAGGAGAATCTATTAAAAAGATCGTTGATGCATTTAAGGAAATAGGATATAATATCTCCTACCGTATCCTGGACGCTGCTGATTATGGCGTTCCGCAGCATCGCGAAAGGCTTATCATCGTTGGCTCCAAAAATGAAGCCTTCAAGTTTCCGAAACCAACGCACGGGCCTGATTCCGCCTTGAAATTCCCGCATTATTCAGCATATGATGCTATTGAAAACGTTTCTTCACCTGAATCCGGTAAATTACCATCAATTAACGGCCGGTTCGGGCATCTTCTGGATGAAGTGCCTCCGGGGTTAAATTATAGCTTCTTTACCGAGAAAATGGGGCACCCGAACCCCATTTTTGCCTGGCGTTCGAAGTTCTCGGATTTTCTTTACAAAGCTGACCCTGTTACTCCCATTCGAACGTTAAAAGCGTCGGGCGGGCAATATACCGGTCCTTTTCATTGGGAAAACCGGCATTTCACGGTGGAGGAATTAAAGCGGCTTCAAACATTTCCGGATGATTATAAAATACTTGGGAACCGCGCCGCCATATGTAAACAAATAGGAAATTCCGTCCCGCCGCAGTTTGCAAGAATATTGGCCCTGAGCGTGTTAAATCAATTTTTTAATGTTGAACTCCCTTTCGAGCTTCATTATCTCCATGAATACGATAAGCTATCTTTCAGAAAGCTGAAAAGAGAGAAAAGCTTGCGATACTTCCGAAAAGCATCCCATGTATTAGGCAATCATAAAAAAAAGCCCGAAAAAGAGATTACATTGAAAAAATACAACATTGAATTAACAGAGAATTTTAAAATAAAGAACAATCCCGAATCGGATATAGAAGTAGTTTTCAAGCCCACAAACGAAAAATGGACGTTTGAGCTTCGCCGAAACGAAAACGCAAAAGAGTCATACAGGATTGAATTAAAGAGGTTAAAAAAATTGCCGTTATTCCGCGCCGTTAATGAGGTTCATTTAGTTTTTTACAGTAATGTTTTAAGCGATTATACGGTTCTTTGGAAAATATTTGAACAAACCCTGGTTGAGAATCATATCAAGGCCGACCTTGTTCAGCTGAACGGCTATTATCAATACGCGAACGACATTTCATATAATTTTATAAAATCCGGCAGTGAAACAAAAGAAGCTGTTTGGAGACTTTTGGAATTAATTCTCATTGATCCGGCAATCGGGCAGATCAGGCACATCAACCAGTTTTCGGAAAGCTATAAAATTAGCCGGGAAGAACTGATGAAGCATTTTTTTGACTTGCGAAAAATCGGATTTGAGATAAGGAACAGCAATACTAACCCGGAAATCCCTGAAAATGAGTATTTAATTCCTTACAAATTCCCAACGCTTACGCCCTTAAGTGTTCAACTCAAAAAATCATTACTGGCAAATGGATAAAGAAGGGAAATACCAGCCTGTTTTGCATATCTACTTCGACAAAAGCATTTTGGTAAACGAAGACGGCGTAGAATCCCGGTACGAGGAAGGCCGGACTTCCGAGGAAGCAAAGAAAAGGTTAGCAATAATCAAAGCCGCGTTAGCCAATGGTTTTCTCGAAAAAATTATTCTGGAATGCCAGGATCCGGGAATAAAAATAGAAAACCTCACAAAAGGCCAGGTTGACATTATTGAATCACTGGTAAACTCTGTTACAAGCGAAGTCGGCAGAGCCCTCGTAGGGTTAACAATTTTACAGCTAACGGTAAAATCAATACATCCGGACCAATCTGTCCGTTTACATAAAGGAAGCACCGGCGCCGATTTTTCCTGGAAAGAAGGCATTCCAATGAGAGTTCTGGACAAAAATCACATAACACCCGTACTCCGGAAGTACAACCTTTTAAGGCTGAACGCGGATGGGTTTATGATGACAAGAAGCCTGGCGGAAAATTACCCCTATTCGAAATTATATAAAGCGGCGATCCGCGGTGCAAGGCAGGAGTGGTTAGAAATAACAGACGCTGTTGAAACAGGAAAATTAGACGCTGAAAACGCCTTGAAGCAGCTTATTGTCTTTCTGAATAATAAATCGGAGGTATTTCTTGAACTGACGAAGGAAACAATAAATACATTGAATAACTTCCTGCAAAAGGAGCCTGCTTTCGATGAATGCTACGCGGCCATTGTCAGATTTATTGAAAGTTCCACCTATTCGGCAAGGATGTTTGAAGTTGCCATGCACGCATTATTCCAGGTGTTGGATGACGAAAAGTGCCTGAGCGGCTTTCTGAAACCGCTTTCTCAAATGCGCTCGGCAAATAAAAAACACGGGAACATCGGCGACATTGAACTTACGCTGACGCAAGGAAATAAGGACATTCTTGAATCATGGGATGCTAAATACGGCAAAACCTATCTGAGAGATGAGCTTGAAGAGCTGAATGACAAGCTTAAAATGCATCCTGAGACACTTGTTGCTGGTTTCGTAACAGATCAAAAGCCTAATCTAAAGCCTGAGATCACAAAACGAACTGAAGAACTGGAGCTGATTCACGAAACCCAAATTCACCTGATGGATCTCAGGGAATGGGTTGAGTACCAAATTGATAAGTATCAGCAGAATCCAGCCGAAATTGGCCCAAAATGGCTTACAGCAATCGGGGAATCCATTTGCCAGTTAAGACGGGAAATAGCCCCCATTGACGAACCTACCGCGGAATGGGTTGAGTCTTTTAAGGTATGTTTAAAACAAGATAACATTTGATGATGAATCCTTACATTCAAAAAATCACCCGGGCGCTCGGAATCCTGCTGCTTATAACCGGCTGCGCGCGCGAGCCTTATTCCTTCAGTAAAAAAATATACCGCAAACAACTGAAAGCGGAGTACAAGCAATTAAAGCGCATGGAAGCGCCGGTGCTGGAAGATTCCCTGCTGGTACTGCCTTCAGGCTTTATCCCTACCACTAACTTCAACCTGCGCAAACCTAATTTCGTGGTGATCCATCATACTGCCCAAAATTCCTGCGATCAGACTTACCGCACCTTTACCCTGCAGCGGACCCAGGTAAGCGCGCATTATGTGATCTGCAAGGACGGGACGGTAACACAAATGCTGAGCGATTACCTGCGGGCATGGCATGGCGGAGCCGGAAAGTGGGGAAACGTCACCGACCTTAATTCCGTATCCATTGGCATCGAACTGGATAATAATGGCTACGAGCCTTTTTCCCATTTGCAGGTCAACAGCCTGCTCGTGTTGCTGGACAGCCTGAAAACAAAATACCGGATTCCGGCGGCCAACTTTATAGGCCATGCGGATATCGCTCCCACGCGCAAGCAGGATCCGAATGCCCACTTTCCCTGGAAAACACTCGCAAAAAACGGCTTCGGCCTGTGGTACGACGACTTGCAGGACACCGTGCCCGACGGCTTTGACCCGATGAACGCACTCCGTCTGATCGGTTACGATACCAGCCATCCGGAAGCGGCTATAAAAGCCTTCAAACTTCATTTTGTTCAACGCGACACCAGCCCTCAGCTGACCGCCTACGATAAGCGCATCCTCTTCAACCTGGTAAAGAAATTTTTTTGAAATGATTTAAAGCGGCTAAAAACTTAACCTTTTGCGTGCGGAAAATTTGTATCTTCATTCCATGCGCTGGCAAGGTAGAAGAAGAAGCTCCAACGTCGATGACCGGCGGGCGGGCGGAGGCCGCAAACTCGCTCTTGGAGGCGGCCTGGGAACCATTGTGGTTGTAGTACTTGTATTGCTGTTTGGCGGAGATCCCAGCCAATTGCTGGAACAAATGCAAACGAGCCAGCCGGTACAGCAACAGGGATCAGCGGTAACAAGCGCCGAAGATGACTCGCTCGCGGCATTTGTTTCAGTAGTCCTGGCCGATACGGAAGACGTATGGAACCGGCTGTTCGCCGAAAGCGGCTCGGATTACAGGGAACCTACCCTGGTGTTGTTCCGGGAAATGGACCAGTCGGCCTGCGGTTACGCCCAGGCGGCGATGGGCCCTTTTTACTGCCCGGCTGACGAGAAAGTGTACATTGACCTCTCCTTCTACGATGAGCTGCGGAACCGTTTCCAGGCCCCCGGCGATTTTGCAATGGCCTACGTGATCGCGCATGAGGTGGGTCACCATATCCAAAACCTTCTTGGCATCAGCGAACAGGTCCAGCGGCAGCGGGGCAGCCTGAGCCAGGAGGACTACAACAAGCTATCTGTGCGTCTTGAATTACAAGCCGATTTCCTGGCGGGCGTTTGGGCACACCATGCGCAGGAAATGAAAAATATTCTTGAAAGCGGGGACATCGAAGAAGCGCTGAACGCTGCAAATGCTATCGGAGATGACCAGCTCCAGCAGCAGTCGCAAGGTTATGTCGTACCCGATTCTTTTACGCATGGCACCTCCGAACAACGCATGCGCTGGTTTAAAAAGGGCTTTGAAACAGGGGACATTTCCCAGGGCGATACGTTCCAGGCAGACTACCTGTAAATTACTTCTGAAAGGCTGAATGCGGAACCGGCCCCATCACCAGTTTAGAGGGCTGGCAGGCTTCTTTAAAGGGCTGGCCAGGCTTCATCCGGAAAGGTCTTGAAAACCCCGCCCTTGCGGCCCTTCCGACGGGCAAAGGCGGGGGGAGATTATTTATTCAACCAGAGGTAGAACCGGTTAAATGACTTCAGCAAATTTGTCACCGCCTCCTGGAGGCGTTGCAAAGGGGTATTACTGACTGGTGACATACAATAAGAACGCACAGGTACTGCAATTATTGGCGGAAATATATAAATTTCATGCATGATCTTCAGAATTCTCCTGTCAGGCCTGGCAGCCTTCGCACTGCTGTCCGGAAGTTGCCGGCAGCAGGCAAAAAAAGTCCCTGTTACGCGCGACAGCTCGGTATATGTTGCCCGTCCTTATATTGAATCCCTGCTGGACACCGCCATGATCGGGGACTTTCTTGTAAAACATCCGCGTTACCAGGACTACGATTCCCTCGTGCGGAATTTTTACCTGAAAAGGGAGTATCACCTGGCCTGGTTTAACCGCGACAGCCTTACCGAACAGGTCGGCAGCTTTATGAACATGATGCGTCAGAATGAAGCCCTGGGCCTGGCTGACAGCAGCCTGCTGAATAAACGGCTGGGCTTTCTATATGATTCGCTGACAGTTAAGGGCGGACGGCTGGAAAGCGAACACCTGCTGCAGCAAATGGAGCTGACGCTGACTTCCCAGTTCTTCCTTTTTGCCCATAAGGTTTGGGGCGGCATGACCGCCGGGAAGGCAAAAGATCTCGAATGGTTCATTCCGCGCAAAAAAATGGATATGGCCGCGCTTATCAATTCGGTTCTGGAGACAAATGAGAAAGGACTGGAAGAGGTTGAACCACTGCATCCCCAATACGGAAAACTGCGCGATTACCTTGAAAACCTGGAAGGGCTTTCCGGAAAAGTTTCCTGGGATTCCCTTCAGCTTCAGGTCAAGAGCTATGCGCCGGGGGACTCCGCCAGGCTTATCGGACAGGTAAAGCAGCGGCTGGCTTTGATGGGTTTTAAAAACGCGAACGACCGCTCCGATCAATATACGGCCTCACTGGATTCGCTCATTAAAACCTATCGACTGTGTAATGGATTGAAATCCGGCGGAAACATTGACCGCGAACTGGTGGATAACCTGAATATCCCCGTTAAGGACCGGGTACGGAAGATCCTTATCAATATGGAAAGGCTGCGGTGGGTACC is a window from the Anseongella ginsenosidimutans genome containing:
- a CDS encoding YpdA family putative bacillithiol disulfide reductase, which codes for MSEDRQQYDVLIIGGGPIGLACGLEAKAAGLNYAILEKGPLVNSLYNYPSNMTFFSTSERLEIGGVPFVSNNPKPTRAEALEYYRRIAMSNQLNIKLFEEVQDVQRQEGVYRVRTSKGSYDAVHVIVATGFYDIPNKLNIEGEDLPKVRHYYKDPHFYAGQKVIVVGANNSAVDAALETFRKGAEVTMVIRGPEIGKRVKYWVKPDIENRIKDGEVKAYFNSTLREIRETEADILMPDGLITVKNDFVLSMTGYQPNFDFLRKIGIQLSDDEKLYPAYVPESMESNMPNLYLAGVVCGGMDTHIWFIENSREHASIIIGKILEKQAAA
- the ypfJ gene encoding KPN_02809 family neutral zinc metallopeptidase, with protein sequence MRWQGRRRSSNVDDRRAGGGRKLALGGGLGTIVVVVLVLLFGGDPSQLLEQMQTSQPVQQQGSAVTSAEDDSLAAFVSVVLADTEDVWNRLFAESGSDYREPTLVLFREMDQSACGYAQAAMGPFYCPADEKVYIDLSFYDELRNRFQAPGDFAMAYVIAHEVGHHIQNLLGISEQVQRQRGSLSQEDYNKLSVRLELQADFLAGVWAHHAQEMKNILESGDIEEALNAANAIGDDQLQQQSQGYVVPDSFTHGTSEQRMRWFKKGFETGDISQGDTFQADYL
- a CDS encoding DUF3500 domain-containing protein; protein product: MNIKQGLFILFSGILTACSSSSPKNTPEALSLAETASAFLNTLSPGQREKAVFPFDSTERFNWHFVPRERLGIPVKEMDSVQQQAAFTLLRFTLSEQGYRKAKGIMELEAVLKELENRGPEDDYRDQGKYYFSLFGEPSAGTPWGWRVEGHHLSINYTSIGNKLVSASPEFMGANPAIVPSGPQKGRQVLKDETQLAFSLLHSLNASQLKKTLISEEAPTDILTGNKREVLLEHPEGIFFHELDIRQKELFMQLLNTYTGNFREEFSGEMMKKLDEAGMDSLRFAWAGSRQAGPGNPHYYRIQGPVLLIEYDNTQNNANHVHTVVRDLSNDFGEDALKRHYREGHSRQEHSHTRNSGTHAHSGEEHAQAGGQH
- a CDS encoding DNA cytosine methyltransferase, producing MAPDEFGKAIKNWAGAALEQPINVVALFSGAGGLDIGFCDAGFTLVESVELEEKFVQTMRHNQSAGNYFSNANILAGDIRHYEPARSAQVDFVIGGPPCQSFSAAGRRAAGVAGTKDDKGSLFQEYVRVLKKLKPRGFLFENVYGLLGAEKGESIKKIVDAFKEIGYNISYRILDAADYGVPQHRERLIIVGSKNEAFKFPKPTHGPDSALKFPHYSAYDAIENVSSPESGKLPSINGRFGHLLDEVPPGLNYSFFTEKMGHPNPIFAWRSKFSDFLYKADPVTPIRTLKASGGQYTGPFHWENRHFTVEELKRLQTFPDDYKILGNRAAICKQIGNSVPPQFARILALSVLNQFFNVELPFELHYLHEYDKLSFRKLKREKSLRYFRKASHVLGNHKKKPEKEITLKKYNIELTENFKIKNNPESDIEVVFKPTNEKWTFELRRNENAKESYRIELKRLKKLPLFRAVNEVHLVFYSNVLSDYTVLWKIFEQTLVENHIKADLVQLNGYYQYANDISYNFIKSGSETKEAVWRLLELILIDPAIGQIRHINQFSESYKISREELMKHFFDLRKIGFEIRNSNTNPEIPENEYLIPYKFPTLTPLSVQLKKSLLANG
- a CDS encoding N-acetylmuramoyl-L-alanine amidase, giving the protein MNPYIQKITRALGILLLITGCAREPYSFSKKIYRKQLKAEYKQLKRMEAPVLEDSLLVLPSGFIPTTNFNLRKPNFVVIHHTAQNSCDQTYRTFTLQRTQVSAHYVICKDGTVTQMLSDYLRAWHGGAGKWGNVTDLNSVSIGIELDNNGYEPFSHLQVNSLLVLLDSLKTKYRIPAANFIGHADIAPTRKQDPNAHFPWKTLAKNGFGLWYDDLQDTVPDGFDPMNALRLIGYDTSHPEAAIKAFKLHFVQRDTSPQLTAYDKRILFNLVKKFF
- a CDS encoding helix-turn-helix domain-containing protein, whose translation is MIYELKTANLGIYDDKTAFTQYIIIVVIAIVPDHDRACQVLLKILANVNISLLLTKNVKYIVSNVIMDVMKTTGEILRESREKKGLLLRQVAALLDIDTAILSKVERGARKATKEQIIRLAGILDLKKDYLLIQYLSEKIAYELADEDVAAKTLKAAEKRVKYLKSKK
- the ffh gene encoding signal recognition particle protein — its product is MFENLQDKLDRAFKVLKGHGSITEINVAETMKEVRKALLDADVSFKVAKAFTDTVKEKALGQNVLTSVSPGQLMVKITNDELSKLMGGQAANLDLSANFTIILIAGLQGSGKTTFSGKLARLIKSKGKRPLLVAGDVYRPAAIDQLKIVGEQIGVPVFTDYESKDPVGIAEAAISRAKQEGHNVVIIDTAGRLAVDEEMMDEIARVKAAANPQEILFVVDAMTGQDAVNTAKTFNERLDFDGVVLTKLDGDTRGGAALSIRAVVDKPIKFIGTGEKLDAIDVFHPDRMASRILGMGDVVSLVERAQQQIDEKQAAELQRKIRKNKFDFNDFLGQLQQIKKMGNIKDLMGMIPGVGKAIKDVDLDNDSFKGIEAIIQSMTPYERQNPEVISGSRRQRIARGSGNDIAEVNKLLKQFEEMRKMMKMMNNPSKMAGLMRNMPR
- a CDS encoding L,D-transpeptidase family protein, whose protein sequence is MIFRILLSGLAAFALLSGSCRQQAKKVPVTRDSSVYVARPYIESLLDTAMIGDFLVKHPRYQDYDSLVRNFYLKREYHLAWFNRDSLTEQVGSFMNMMRQNEALGLADSSLLNKRLGFLYDSLTVKGGRLESEHLLQQMELTLTSQFFLFAHKVWGGMTAGKAKDLEWFIPRKKMDMAALINSVLETNEKGLEEVEPLHPQYGKLRDYLENLEGLSGKVSWDSLQLQVKSYAPGDSARLIGQVKQRLALMGFKNANDRSDQYTASLDSLIKTYRLCNGLKSGGNIDRELVDNLNIPVKDRVRKILINMERLRWVPDTPGNYYLLVNIPGFMLYAYENDSLAWSMPVVVGKPVHQTVIFSGSMKYVVFSPYWNIPPGILANETLPAIKRNVSYLRKNNMEVVRGGKVVDPGTINWQKYNASNFPYMIRQKPGGNNSLGRVKFLFPNEYNIYLHDTPAKSLFSADSRPFSHGCIRVSRPQELAEYLLRRDSTWTSGKIAAAMKSGKEKYVTLKEPVMVYIGYFTAWVDSKGHLNFRPDVYGHDAKLSAMLFGK